One stretch of Streptomyces sp. NBC_00443 DNA includes these proteins:
- a CDS encoding ornithine carbamoyltransferase: MTRKQLLTIDDLTASDVLDVIAVADSLEEHKQRFGHLPALLRGKCMGMIFDETSLRTRTAFERAIGDLGGQAIHYNGAEARVGRHAAKTEHLPDFVNVAGRFNDVLLSRIYDFAAQEQICELSPVPFINGMCDKHHPTQALCDFLTVKRHFGAVEGINIAFVGDGTNIALSLAQTAAKVGAQFTCATPEGMALPADQTDHLAGFTATADPQVAVKDAQVVVADAWIPMNKADEADLRREQLAPYRVTPELMAQARTDAIFLHNLPAYRGDEVVPEVIDGPQSMIYPEAVARLHIARALLLFCLRPDWADLAAAANAGAPEAFDRQLDEIARRPAGRVLS; this comes from the coding sequence GTGACCCGGAAGCAGCTGCTGACGATCGACGACCTCACGGCATCCGATGTCCTCGACGTCATCGCGGTCGCCGACTCGCTGGAAGAGCACAAACAGCGCTTCGGTCACCTTCCCGCCCTGCTGCGCGGGAAATGCATGGGAATGATCTTCGATGAGACGTCGCTGCGCACGCGGACCGCGTTCGAGCGGGCAATCGGCGATCTCGGCGGCCAGGCGATCCACTACAACGGCGCGGAAGCACGCGTCGGGCGCCATGCCGCGAAGACCGAGCACCTGCCCGACTTTGTGAATGTCGCGGGCCGGTTCAATGATGTGCTCCTGAGCCGCATCTACGATTTCGCGGCCCAGGAACAGATCTGCGAGCTGTCCCCGGTTCCGTTCATCAACGGGATGTGCGACAAGCACCACCCGACGCAGGCGCTCTGCGACTTCCTGACCGTGAAGCGGCACTTCGGCGCCGTGGAGGGAATCAACATCGCCTTCGTCGGGGATGGGACGAACATCGCCCTGTCGCTGGCGCAGACCGCCGCCAAGGTCGGTGCGCAGTTCACCTGCGCGACGCCGGAGGGCATGGCGCTGCCGGCGGACCAGACCGATCACCTGGCTGGATTCACGGCCACCGCCGACCCGCAGGTCGCCGTCAAGGACGCGCAGGTGGTGGTCGCCGACGCCTGGATCCCGATGAACAAGGCCGACGAGGCGGACCTGCGCCGTGAGCAGCTGGCGCCCTACCGCGTCACGCCCGAACTCATGGCTCAGGCCCGTACGGACGCGATCTTCCTCCACAACCTGCCTGCGTACCGGGGCGACGAGGTGGTGCCCGAAGTCATCGACGGACCGCAGTCGATGATCTACCCGGAAGCCGTCGCGCGGCTGCACATCGCCAGGGCGCTGCTGTTGTTCTGCCTCCGTCCGGACTGGGCCGACCTCGCGGCAGCCGCGAACGCCGGCGCCCCCGAGGCGTTCGACCGCCAGCTGGACGAGATCGCGCGGCGCCCGGCCGGGCGGGTCCTTTCGTGA
- a CDS encoding argininosuccinate synthase — protein sequence MSKPRKIVLAFSGGLDTSVILKWLQIEYGAEIVTFTADLGQGEELEIARERALALGVKPENIYIEDLRHELVRDYAFPMYRGNAAYEWNYLMGTPIARPLVAKRQIEIAREVGADAVAHGATGKGNDQLRFELAYYALAPDIQVIAPWREWDMAGRAQLIEFADRHDIPVAKDKRGEAPYSADSNMLHISCEGKSLEDPWLTPEDDAWVRTKSPEEAPDRPTTIEVEFAKGDPVAIDGEALDPVSLLTRLNELGAENGIGRIDIVDTRYVGMKCRGLFETPGGTIWLHAHRAVESITLDRGEAHLKDELMPRYAELIYNGYWFAPEREMLQALIDKSQERVTGTVRLKLYKGNVIVEGRKSPHSLYSEDLVTFEAGGGYRQSDATGFIRLNALRLRQLGNVVQGGIA from the coding sequence ATGAGCAAGCCACGCAAAATTGTCCTGGCGTTCTCAGGGGGACTCGACACCTCGGTCATTCTCAAATGGCTGCAGATCGAGTACGGGGCCGAAATTGTCACGTTCACCGCTGACCTCGGCCAGGGCGAGGAGCTGGAAATCGCCAGGGAAAGGGCCCTGGCGCTTGGCGTCAAGCCTGAGAACATTTACATCGAGGACCTTCGGCACGAACTGGTCCGGGACTACGCCTTCCCGATGTACCGCGGAAACGCCGCGTACGAGTGGAACTACCTGATGGGAACGCCCATCGCCCGGCCACTCGTCGCGAAGCGGCAGATAGAGATCGCGCGTGAGGTGGGCGCCGACGCGGTGGCGCATGGCGCGACCGGCAAGGGCAATGACCAACTGCGCTTCGAGCTGGCCTACTACGCCCTAGCCCCGGACATCCAGGTGATCGCGCCATGGCGGGAATGGGACATGGCCGGCCGTGCCCAGCTGATCGAGTTCGCCGACCGGCACGACATCCCCGTCGCCAAGGACAAGCGCGGTGAGGCGCCGTACTCGGCGGACTCCAACATGCTGCACATCTCGTGCGAAGGAAAGTCGCTTGAGGACCCCTGGCTCACGCCCGAGGACGACGCCTGGGTCCGCACCAAGTCCCCGGAAGAGGCCCCAGACCGGCCCACCACGATCGAGGTGGAGTTCGCGAAAGGCGACCCCGTCGCGATCGACGGCGAGGCGCTGGACCCGGTGTCCCTGCTCACCCGCCTGAACGAGCTCGGCGCGGAGAACGGGATCGGCAGGATCGATATCGTCGACACCCGGTACGTCGGTATGAAGTGCCGTGGGCTGTTCGAAACCCCTGGCGGAACCATCTGGCTGCACGCGCACCGCGCCGTCGAGTCGATCACGCTCGACCGAGGAGAGGCGCATCTCAAGGACGAGCTGATGCCGCGCTATGCGGAACTGATCTACAACGGCTACTGGTTCGCCCCGGAGCGCGAAATGCTCCAGGCGCTCATCGACAAAAGCCAGGAGCGCGTCACGGGCACCGTACGCCTCAAGCTCTACAAGGGGAACGTGATCGTCGAGGGCCGAAAGAGCCCGCACTCCCTCTACAGCGAGGATCTGGTCACCTTCGAAGCAGGCGGCGGGTATCGGCAGAGTGACGCGACCGGGTTCATTCGCCTCAACGCCCTGCGCCTGCGCCAGCTGGGCAACGTGGTCCAGGGAGGCATCGCGTGA
- a CDS encoding transposase family protein, with the protein MSTTQGEAPFAQAVAGFGVSEATAWRYVDETVEVLAAWAPGLHEALVGVGEGDFVIVDGTLIPTDRIAADEPYYSQKHKRHGMTVQVIARSDGTPLWFSRTTPGRTHALTAARAHGIVQACLTRQILILADRAYPGAGATIRTPYYGHRELPEHYRQYNRDHAVYAHPANAPSHSSSSWRLLRRARCSTNRLSPIVRAVHTLLICTNTG; encoded by the coding sequence ATGTCCACCACTCAGGGGGAGGCCCCGTTCGCCCAGGCGGTGGCCGGCTTCGGGGTGTCGGAGGCGACGGCGTGGCGGTACGTGGATGAGACCGTCGAGGTCCTGGCGGCCTGGGCGCCGGGCCTGCACGAGGCCCTGGTGGGCGTGGGCGAGGGCGACTTCGTCATCGTCGACGGCACTCTGATCCCGACCGACCGCATCGCCGCGGACGAGCCCTACTACTCCCAGAAACACAAGAGGCACGGCATGACGGTGCAGGTCATCGCACGTTCGGACGGCACACCGCTCTGGTTCTCGCGGACGACGCCGGGACGGACCCACGCCCTGACCGCAGCTCGCGCCCACGGCATCGTTCAAGCCTGCCTGACCCGGCAGATCCTCATCCTGGCCGACCGCGCCTACCCAGGCGCCGGCGCCACCATCCGCACCCCCTACTACGGACACCGCGAACTGCCCGAGCACTACCGGCAGTACAACCGCGACCACGCCGTCTACGCGCACCCGGCGAACGCGCCTTCGCACAGCTCAAGTTCCTGGCGCCTGCTACGCAGAGCACGCTGCTCCACCAACCGCCTCAGCCCCATCGTCCGTGCCGTCCACACGCTCCTGATTTGCACAAACACAGGATGA
- a CDS encoding IS3 family transposase (programmed frameshift), with product MAMKDYSDEFKADAVALYESTPGATYKSIAADLGTNRAILREWVLRDRERRGVSAAAAKPAAQRREAVPSAGPDERVRQLEARVAELEASERKLATERDILRKAAKYFRRDELVIRRFQFVDDHRDTYEVKRLCQVLDVNRSSYYKWLAGAQARAARQHQDRVLAEEIRQVHSESGGAYGSPRVTAELRGKGRRVNEKRVARIMRTFSSTGIRLRRRVRTTVPDPATSPVPDLFQRDFTATEPGRKHMGDITYLPLDNGEFLYLATVLDCFSRKVVGWSISDHMRTGLVADALRTAAATRGGLDGAVFHSDHGARYGSRAFADLCDQLGVTRSMGAVGTSADNAACESFHASLKRETLQGARDYGDASTCRKTVFAWLARYNTRRRHSANGHLSPNEYERRHHTAELTLAA from the exons ATGGCGATGAAGGACTATTCGGACGAGTTCAAGGCCGATGCGGTGGCCCTGTACGAGTCCACACCCGGGGCGACCTACAAGAGCATCGCCGCTGACCTGGGCACCAACCGGGCGATCCTGCGTGAGTGGGTGCTGCGGGACCGTGAACGCCGTGGCGTCAGCGCCGCGGCTGCGAAGCCGGCCGCCCAACGTCGGGAGGCGGTGCCGTCCGCTGGTCCGGACGAGCGGGTCCGTCAGCTGGAGGCCCGGGTGGCCGAGCTCGAGGCGAGTGAGCGCAAGCTCGCCACCGAGCGGGACATCCTCCGCAAGGCGGCCAAGTATTTC CGGAGAGACGAACTGGTGATCCGCCGCTTCCAGTTCGTTGACGACCACCGGGACACCTACGAGGTGAAGCGGCTCTGCCAAGTCCTGGACGTGAACCGGTCCAGCTACTACAAGTGGCTCGCCGGCGCCCAGGCCCGGGCTGCCCGGCAGCACCAGGACCGGGTCCTGGCCGAGGAGATCCGTCAGGTCCACAGCGAGTCCGGCGGCGCCTACGGCTCCCCGCGGGTGACCGCCGAGCTCCGCGGGAAAGGGCGGCGGGTCAACGAAAAGCGGGTTGCCCGGATCATGCGGACGTTCTCCAGCACCGGCATCCGCCTGCGCAGACGCGTGCGCACCACCGTCCCGGACCCGGCCACCTCACCGGTCCCGGACCTGTTCCAACGGGACTTCACCGCCACCGAGCCGGGGCGCAAACACATGGGCGACATCACGTATCTCCCCCTGGACAACGGGGAGTTCCTCTATCTCGCGACCGTGCTGGACTGCTTCAGCCGCAAGGTCGTCGGCTGGTCCATCTCCGACCACATGCGCACCGGCCTGGTCGCCGACGCACTGCGGACGGCAGCCGCGACCCGCGGCGGCCTGGACGGTGCCGTGTTCCACTCCGACCACGGGGCCCGGTACGGCTCCCGGGCCTTCGCCGACCTCTGCGACCAGCTCGGGGTGACCCGGTCGATGGGCGCGGTCGGCACCAGCGCGGACAACGCGGCCTGCGAGAGTTTCCACGCGTCCCTGAAGCGCGAGACCCTCCAGGGCGCTCGCGACTACGGCGACGCCAGCACCTGCAGAAAGACGGTATTTGCCTGGCTGGCCCGCTATAACACCCGCCGCCGGCACTCCGCCAACGGCCACCTCAGCCCCAATGAATACGAACGCCGACACCACACCGCTGAACTCACGCTCGCCGCGTGA